One stretch of Brevibacillus laterosporus DNA includes these proteins:
- a CDS encoding MinD/ParA family protein yields MHDQAQKLREQFQRKQQMHADTETRKTRLVAVTSGKGGVGKSNVTLNLALGLMEQGKKVLVFDVDLGLANLDVLMGVTPKKHLFHLLEADQTVWDIIEKGPKGLEFIAGGSGFNQISQLQDWELSKVFDELGKLQGYADIILFDTGAGLSKESLQFLMASDEILLVTTPEPPAITDAYAMMKMVHLQKPDAKIKLIINRASTMREGQQTADKLITVAQRFLEFPIGTLGFLPDDPYVSKAVKQQQPLLLVYPQSQMAKGIRQLAEKYSVEFSPSSTEREEQGGLKGFLAKLRNWM; encoded by the coding sequence ATGCATGATCAGGCGCAAAAGTTACGAGAACAGTTTCAACGAAAACAGCAGATGCATGCAGATACAGAGACACGAAAAACGCGACTCGTAGCCGTTACAAGCGGAAAAGGTGGCGTTGGTAAATCAAATGTTACACTTAATTTAGCATTGGGTCTCATGGAACAAGGGAAGAAAGTTCTTGTGTTTGATGTTGATCTAGGCTTAGCCAATCTTGACGTCTTAATGGGTGTTACCCCTAAGAAACATTTATTTCATCTTCTCGAAGCAGATCAGACAGTCTGGGATATCATTGAAAAAGGTCCTAAAGGGTTGGAGTTTATTGCAGGCGGTTCAGGCTTCAACCAAATTTCTCAGCTACAGGATTGGGAATTGAGTAAGGTTTTTGATGAATTAGGAAAATTACAAGGCTATGCCGATATTATCCTTTTCGATACAGGGGCTGGGCTTAGCAAGGAATCTTTACAGTTTCTAATGGCATCTGATGAAATTCTGCTGGTGACCACACCTGAGCCTCCAGCTATCACTGATGCGTATGCAATGATGAAGATGGTTCATTTGCAAAAACCTGATGCCAAGATCAAGCTAATTATTAATCGTGCCTCAACGATGCGGGAAGGACAGCAAACTGCTGACAAACTGATTACAGTAGCGCAACGCTTCCTGGAATTTCCTATAGGAACACTTGGATTTTTGCCGGACGACCCGTACGTTTCAAAGGCAGTAAAGCAGCAACAACCCCTTTTACTCGTTTATCCACAGTCTCAGATGGCAAAAGGCATACGCCAACTGGCTGAAAAATATAGTGTCGAGTTCAGCCCTTCTTCAACAGAACGGGAGGAGCAAGGCGGACTAAAAGGATTTCTTGCTAAATTGCGAAATTGGATGTAA
- the flhB gene encoding flagellar biosynthesis protein FlhB — protein sequence MSHPRFFVTVDLQFFNGEKTEKATPQKRQDSRKKGQVAKSSDLAPAFMISSVFFLLMIAGSWMLGIFEGILRESLGSYATWEVNAENLQVISLQVVKEAAKILSIVFGVCMLVALVVNYLQVGVLFSLEPIQFKLEKLNPIEGFKKIFSIRSIVELFKSILKITAGMIVVYMILWDIKDKIPRLSFSTLEAVLEFTGWQVVKLGISVGMLLVILAFLDYLYQRYEYEKNLRMSKQDIKDEHKKMEGDPLIKSKIKERQRQMAMRRMMQEIPNADVIITNPTHFAVAIKYDPAEMMAPTVIAKGQDYLALKIREMAKKHRVVTMENKPLARALYSQVEIGQTIPEELFKAVAEVLAYVYKLQGKVKR from the coding sequence ATGAGTCATCCACGTTTTTTTGTGACAGTAGACCTGCAATTTTTTAACGGCGAAAAAACAGAAAAAGCGACTCCTCAAAAACGTCAGGATTCTCGCAAAAAAGGACAGGTTGCCAAAAGTTCAGATTTGGCTCCCGCTTTTATGATCAGCTCCGTGTTTTTTCTGTTGATGATCGCTGGCTCTTGGATGTTGGGCATCTTTGAGGGCATTCTACGCGAATCGTTGGGCAGTTATGCGACCTGGGAAGTAAATGCTGAAAATCTTCAGGTGATTTCCCTGCAGGTCGTCAAGGAGGCAGCCAAGATTCTTAGTATAGTGTTTGGCGTCTGCATGTTGGTCGCGTTAGTGGTCAACTATTTGCAAGTCGGGGTGCTTTTTTCTTTAGAACCAATCCAATTTAAACTAGAGAAACTTAACCCAATCGAAGGATTCAAAAAAATCTTTTCGATCCGGTCCATTGTTGAATTGTTTAAGTCTATTTTAAAGATTACCGCAGGAATGATTGTTGTTTACATGATCTTATGGGACATCAAGGACAAGATTCCACGACTTTCTTTTTCCACACTAGAAGCAGTCTTAGAGTTTACGGGCTGGCAAGTCGTCAAGTTGGGAATTTCTGTCGGTATGCTGTTGGTTATCTTAGCGTTTCTTGATTATCTATATCAACGCTACGAATATGAAAAGAATCTGCGCATGTCCAAACAAGACATCAAGGATGAACATAAAAAGATGGAGGGTGACCCCCTCATCAAAAGTAAGATCAAGGAACGACAAAGACAGATGGCGATGCGCCGTATGATGCAGGAGATCCCTAACGCCGATGTCATTATCACCAACCCGACGCACTTTGCAGTAGCGATTAAGTATGATCCGGCTGAAATGATGGCGCCGACGGTGATTGCCAAAGGTCAGGATTATTTAGCCCTGAAAATCAGGGAAATGGCCAAGAAACACCGCGTTGTTACTATGGAAAACAAACCGCTTGCCCGTGCGTTATACTCACAAGTGGAAATTGGACAGACAATCCCTGAGGAGCTGTTCAAAGCGGTAGCGGAAGTATTGGCCTATGTCTACAAACTTCAAGGTAAAGTGAAGCGGTGA
- the flhA gene encoding flagellar biosynthesis protein FlhA yields MGAKQLGMIIFVLSIVVMMVIPLPSGLLDMLLIVNISLALVILLVSMYTKETLEFSIFPTLLLLTTLFRLALNVSTTRNILSTGQGGTVIEAFGDFVVGGNAVIGFVVFLILIIIQFIVITKGSERVAEVAARFTLDAMPGKQMSIDADLNAGMISEQDARQRRRKIEREADFYGSMDGASKFVKGDAIAGIVIFIVNIIGGFIIGVAIHKLSFMEALSTFTLLSIGDALVSQIPALLISTATGIIVTRASSEGGLGEDITEQLFAHPKLLYVVAAAMLLLGVFTPISLIPTAVVAIILILAAMKLSKQQKSELEESFTQEEEQQLEEVRSPESVVNLLQVDPIEFEFGYGLIPLADTKQGGDLLDRVIMIRRQCALELGLVVPVIRIRDNIQLKPNEYIIKIKGNVIATGEILMDHYLAMSPGFEDESVEGIPTMEPAFGLPALWVSEENKEMAELSGYTVVDPPSVVATHLTEIIKRHAHELLGRQETRALIDNVRESAPVLVDELIPSLLTIGDVQKVLQKLLKEKISVRNLPVILEALADHAMYSKDPEVLTEYVRQALARQITLQYTQPGEPLRVITAGPSLEKTISESVEQSEQGSYLAMDPDTSQRIYQNVSEQVNRMVNMGQQPVILSSPMTRMYLRQLMERMMPDIPVLSYSELEPHVEVQSVGVVNVS; encoded by the coding sequence ATGGGTGCAAAACAGTTGGGCATGATCATCTTCGTGTTAAGCATTGTCGTAATGATGGTAATTCCTTTACCATCCGGACTGTTGGATATGCTACTGATTGTTAATATATCGTTGGCCCTGGTTATCCTGCTCGTCTCGATGTATACCAAAGAGACTCTGGAATTTTCCATCTTTCCTACATTATTGCTATTAACAACGCTATTCCGATTGGCTCTAAATGTTTCAACCACGCGTAACATTCTGTCAACTGGACAGGGTGGTACTGTTATCGAAGCATTTGGTGATTTCGTAGTAGGTGGTAACGCGGTTATCGGTTTTGTTGTATTCCTAATCTTGATCATCATCCAGTTCATCGTTATCACAAAAGGTTCAGAGCGCGTAGCGGAAGTAGCTGCTCGTTTTACACTAGATGCGATGCCTGGGAAGCAAATGAGTATTGACGCGGACCTGAACGCAGGGATGATTAGTGAACAAGATGCGAGACAGCGCCGCCGCAAAATTGAGCGAGAAGCAGACTTTTACGGTTCTATGGATGGGGCAAGTAAATTCGTAAAAGGGGACGCTATTGCAGGTATCGTTATTTTTATCGTAAATATCATTGGTGGTTTTATTATCGGGGTTGCTATACATAAATTGAGCTTTATGGAAGCGTTAAGTACCTTTACACTACTTTCGATTGGTGATGCCTTAGTAAGCCAGATTCCTGCACTATTAATTTCGACAGCGACAGGTATTATTGTGACACGTGCCTCCTCAGAAGGTGGTTTGGGCGAAGATATTACGGAACAATTATTTGCTCATCCTAAACTGCTGTATGTGGTTGCTGCAGCCATGTTATTACTTGGAGTGTTCACGCCAATCAGTTTGATCCCTACAGCTGTAGTAGCTATTATTCTAATCTTAGCTGCGATGAAGTTGTCTAAACAGCAAAAGAGTGAATTGGAGGAATCCTTTACGCAGGAAGAAGAGCAACAGCTAGAAGAGGTACGAAGCCCAGAAAGCGTGGTCAATCTTCTACAAGTCGATCCCATTGAGTTTGAATTTGGCTATGGATTAATTCCGTTAGCGGATACCAAGCAAGGTGGGGATTTACTTGATCGAGTTATTATGATTCGACGCCAGTGTGCACTTGAATTGGGACTTGTTGTGCCTGTCATTCGCATTCGCGATAACATTCAGTTAAAGCCCAATGAATACATCATCAAAATTAAAGGCAATGTGATTGCAACTGGTGAGATTTTGATGGATCATTATCTAGCTATGAGTCCTGGGTTTGAAGATGAATCAGTCGAGGGTATTCCTACGATGGAACCTGCCTTTGGCCTACCTGCGCTGTGGGTGTCTGAGGAAAATAAAGAGATGGCCGAGCTGTCTGGTTACACGGTTGTTGATCCGCCATCTGTAGTTGCTACCCATCTGACAGAGATTATAAAACGTCACGCTCATGAATTACTTGGTCGTCAGGAAACACGGGCGTTGATTGATAACGTACGTGAATCAGCACCAGTATTAGTAGATGAATTGATCCCATCCTTACTTACAATTGGGGATGTTCAGAAGGTCCTACAGAAATTATTGAAAGAAAAAATTTCTGTTCGTAATCTTCCTGTCATTCTGGAAGCTTTGGCCGATCATGCCATGTACTCCAAAGATCCAGAAGTTTTGACTGAATATGTAAGACAGGCACTAGCTAGACAAATTACTTTGCAATATACGCAACCTGGGGAACCGCTCCGAGTCATTACAGCAGGACCAAGTTTGGAAAAAACCATCTCCGAGAGTGTCGAACAATCGGAACAAGGCAGTTACCTAGCCATGGACCCTGATACTTCTCAGCGCATCTACCAAAACGTGTCTGAGCAAGTAAATCGTATGGTAAATATGGGGCAACAACCTGTTATCCTGTCTTCTCCTATGACGCGTATGTATTTACGTCAATTAATGGAGCGTATGATGCCGGATATTCCTGTTCTGTCTTACAGTGAATTAGAGCCTCATGTTGAAGTGCAGAGTGTAGGAGTGGTGAACGTATCATGA
- the fliR gene encoding flagellar type III secretion system protein FliR, which translates to MQLIETFLPMYLLVFVRIISFVVSAPLFTQRGMPNQFKIGFAAAMAFISFAYVPILDKIPLDITFAAYVVKETIVGLLLGFLLQLMFSAVRVAGGLMDMQMGLAMANVVDPATGAYVPITGRLKEILATLYFLSINGHHLMIQGILKSYQTIPISKLGIAFSSEAFGEFMLKAFSQMFLSAFMMAIPIVVALFLVDLSLGIIAKMVPQFNIFVVGLPLKLLVSFLMLIFVMPGFFLVLSNYFSKMFQAMAELIGILGGA; encoded by the coding sequence ATGCAACTGATTGAAACGTTCTTGCCAATGTACCTGCTGGTATTTGTGCGGATTATTTCCTTCGTGGTATCGGCTCCACTATTTACGCAACGTGGTATGCCCAACCAGTTTAAGATTGGCTTTGCTGCCGCTATGGCGTTCATTAGTTTTGCCTATGTGCCTATTTTGGATAAAATTCCACTTGATATCACTTTTGCTGCTTATGTAGTAAAGGAAACGATCGTGGGCCTGTTATTGGGTTTCTTGCTACAGCTCATGTTTTCGGCTGTACGGGTAGCGGGTGGGCTCATGGATATGCAAATGGGACTAGCCATGGCTAACGTTGTAGATCCTGCGACGGGTGCTTATGTACCGATCACGGGTCGGTTGAAAGAAATCTTAGCTACCTTATATTTCTTGAGTATTAATGGACATCATTTGATGATACAAGGTATTCTGAAAAGCTATCAGACAATCCCCATTAGCAAATTGGGAATTGCGTTTTCTTCCGAGGCATTTGGAGAGTTTATGTTAAAGGCTTTCTCGCAGATGTTTTTAAGTGCCTTTATGATGGCGATACCAATTGTCGTTGCTTTATTTCTGGTAGACCTCTCTCTTGGTATTATCGCCAAAATGGTGCCACAATTTAATATCTTTGTGGTTGGTTTGCCTTTGAAACTGTTAGTTAGCTTTTTAATGCTCATTTTCGTAATGCCTGGATTCTTTTTAGTTCTTAGCAATTATTTTTCCAAGATGTTTCAGGCCATGGCGGAATTGATCGGGATTTTGGGAGGAGCATGA
- the fliQ gene encoding flagellar biosynthetic protein FliQ, translating to MTSDMILQIAQSSVYTILIVLAPILGIALLVGLMVSIFQATTQIQEQTLAFIPKIVAVFLSLLIFGPWMLRIVIEFTANIMGNLYRFVG from the coding sequence ATGACATCAGATATGATCTTACAAATTGCGCAATCCTCGGTGTACACCATATTGATCGTGCTTGCCCCTATTTTGGGAATTGCGTTGTTAGTCGGGCTAATGGTGAGTATTTTTCAGGCAACAACACAAATTCAAGAACAAACGTTGGCGTTCATACCGAAGATCGTGGCTGTGTTTCTTTCTTTGCTCATTTTTGGTCCATGGATGCTACGGATTGTCATTGAATTTACAGCAAATATCATGGGTAACCTGTACAGATTTGTGGGGTAG
- the flhF gene encoding flagellar biosynthesis protein FlhF, which yields MKVKRYLVESMPEALEKIRVELGKDAVILNTKQVKTGGFMGMFRKQQIEVIAAAETKEEKQAPVKPATSVPKLDGQGYQQPNKSYQPSVVQHPEFSKAALQHNETPYIAHVEEELLSIHTQGAVSDQQEERPKSLAGALAAIRYQQALHTFTDANQPNQQAGTVQPMQKPTPDDTSSLQMKSNPVETQSVPAESSLRLERSPTINQPDISVTTEKEQQGKRLDQATGMQEYRDMIGELKDMRVMLHKLLFAKQASEQLPTPLADWREKLLQNEMQESTIATLLHDILLELPDPYHVTHEEVEDLMKLRIAERVAKHVPDVTQTRDPKKYLFFFGPTGVGKTTTIAKLAAWHMLKEKRKVGFITADTYRIAAVEQLKTYANILNVPLEVVFSANEMENALDKMQGYDLIFIDTAGRNYRNDEFVNKIKEYLQWEEMSEHLLVMSLTSKFADMQAIVEQFKDVPISQVILTKADETLHYGPILSLLEQFDLPLSYLTTGQNVPDDIEIITTEKLTKLIVGEEAYA from the coding sequence ATGAAAGTAAAACGTTACTTGGTTGAATCGATGCCAGAAGCTTTAGAAAAGATTCGTGTTGAACTTGGGAAAGATGCTGTCATTTTAAATACGAAGCAAGTCAAGACAGGCGGCTTCATGGGGATGTTCCGGAAACAGCAAATCGAAGTGATTGCGGCGGCGGAAACCAAGGAAGAAAAGCAGGCTCCAGTAAAGCCTGCTACTTCCGTTCCTAAACTGGATGGGCAAGGATATCAACAGCCTAATAAGAGTTATCAACCATCTGTTGTACAGCATCCTGAGTTTTCCAAAGCAGCTCTCCAGCACAATGAGACTCCTTACATAGCACATGTAGAAGAGGAGCTATTGTCAATTCATACACAAGGGGCAGTTAGTGATCAACAAGAGGAACGGCCAAAGTCATTGGCAGGGGCACTTGCTGCCATCCGTTACCAACAAGCGCTACATACTTTTACGGATGCCAATCAGCCTAATCAGCAGGCGGGAACAGTACAACCCATGCAAAAGCCAACTCCAGACGATACTAGTTCTCTACAAATGAAGTCTAATCCGGTTGAAACTCAGTCCGTGCCAGCAGAGAGTTCACTTAGATTAGAGCGTTCTCCAACGATCAATCAGCCTGATATCTCTGTTACTACGGAAAAAGAACAACAAGGTAAACGACTTGATCAAGCAACAGGCATGCAAGAATATCGTGACATGATTGGGGAGCTAAAAGATATGAGGGTGATGCTCCACAAGCTCTTGTTTGCTAAACAGGCAAGTGAGCAATTACCTACACCGCTTGCAGACTGGCGAGAGAAGCTCTTGCAAAATGAAATGCAAGAAAGTACCATTGCTACTCTATTGCATGATATTTTACTAGAGCTACCTGACCCATATCATGTCACCCACGAAGAAGTAGAGGACTTGATGAAGCTCAGGATTGCAGAGCGAGTAGCTAAGCATGTACCTGATGTTACTCAAACAAGGGACCCCAAAAAGTATCTATTCTTTTTTGGACCAACTGGGGTGGGTAAAACCACAACGATTGCTAAACTGGCAGCTTGGCATATGTTAAAAGAGAAACGAAAAGTAGGATTTATTACTGCCGATACCTATCGTATTGCAGCGGTGGAGCAACTGAAGACATATGCTAACATTTTAAATGTACCGTTGGAAGTTGTCTTTTCTGCTAATGAAATGGAGAACGCCTTGGACAAAATGCAGGGCTATGACCTTATTTTCATAGATACGGCTGGTCGCAACTATCGAAATGATGAATTTGTGAATAAAATAAAAGAATACTTACAATGGGAAGAGATGAGTGAGCATTTACTAGTTATGAGTCTTACCTCCAAATTTGCGGACATGCAGGCAATTGTGGAGCAGTTTAAGGACGTGCCTATCTCGCAAGTTATTTTGACGAAAGCTGATGAAACACTACATTATGGACCCATCTTGTCGTTACTCGAACAATTTGATCTTCCTCTTTCCTATCTGACCACAGGACAAAATGTTCCCGATGATATTGAAATCATCACAACGGAGAAACTGACCAAGTTGATCGTGGGGGAAGAGGCATATGCATGA